In Streptococcus respiraculi, one DNA window encodes the following:
- the rpmG gene encoding 50S ribosomal protein L33, whose amino-acid sequence MVLKKASLACAVCGSRNYSIKLSSNPKPTRLEVNKYCKHCGQYTVHKETR is encoded by the coding sequence ATGGTACTGAAAAAAGCAAGCCTAGCGTGTGCAGTTTGTGGATCGCGAAACTATTCGATTAAACTCTCAAGCAATCCTAAGCCGACACGATTAGAAGTAAATAAATATTGTAAACATTGTGGACAGTACACTGTCCACAAAGAAACCAGATAG
- the secE gene encoding preprotein translocase subunit SecE, whose translation MKFLSDTIQILKGTTWPTKKQSWRDFVSVIQYTIFFVAIIYLFDLILSKGIISLINLF comes from the coding sequence GTGAAATTTTTAAGCGATACGATACAGATTTTAAAAGGAACAACCTGGCCAACCAAAAAGCAAAGCTGGAGAGATTTTGTGTCTGTCATTCAATACACAATCTTTTTCGTAGCGATTATTTATCTTTTTGACTTGATCTTGTCTAAAGGCATTATCAGCCTGATCAATCTTTTCTAG
- the nusG gene encoding transcription termination/antitermination protein NusG has protein sequence MLDSFDKGWFVLQTYSGYENKVKENLLQRAHTYNMLENILRVEIPTQTVQVEKNGEVKEVEENRFPGYVLVEMVMTDEAWFVVRNTPNVTGFVGSHGNRSKPTPLLEEEIRQILVSMGQTVQEFDIDVKIGDTVRIIDGAFTDYTGKITEIDNNKVKMVISMFGNDTIAEVNLSQIAEL, from the coding sequence ATGTTAGATAGTTTTGATAAAGGCTGGTTTGTCCTTCAAACTTATTCTGGATATGAGAATAAGGTCAAGGAAAACCTGTTGCAACGCGCCCACACCTACAATATGTTGGAAAATATCCTCCGTGTAGAAATCCCTACTCAGACCGTTCAAGTAGAGAAAAATGGTGAGGTCAAAGAAGTAGAAGAAAATCGCTTCCCGGGTTATGTCTTGGTCGAAATGGTCATGACAGACGAAGCTTGGTTTGTTGTACGGAATACCCCGAACGTTACAGGGTTTGTCGGTTCCCACGGAAACCGTTCAAAACCAACACCGCTCTTGGAAGAAGAAATTCGTCAAATCTTGGTATCTATGGGACAAACCGTTCAAGAATTTGACATTGATGTCAAGATTGGAGATACCGTGCGCATTATCGACGGCGCCTTTACAGACTACACTGGTAAGATTACCGAAATTGATAACAACAAGGTCAAAATGGTCATCTCCATGTTTGGAAATGATACCATTGCCGAAGTGAACTTGAGCCAGATTGCAGAATTGTAA
- a CDS encoding DUF4298 domain-containing protein produces the protein MEEILNQAETVLTNLEQSLEAFEQFQPSLASLFAYYESKEWMRHYQMDEAGQFPKNMARGVLSEDAVYNTIARYHELMETMKEVGRAENNN, from the coding sequence ATGGAAGAAATCTTAAACCAAGCAGAAACAGTATTGACAAATTTGGAGCAGTCTTTAGAAGCATTTGAGCAGTTTCAACCTAGCTTAGCTAGCTTATTTGCCTACTATGAAAGCAAGGAATGGATGCGTCACTATCAAATGGATGAGGCAGGACAATTTCCGAAAAATATGGCGCGTGGGGTATTGTCAGAAGATGCTGTTTATAATACTATAGCTCGTTATCATGAGTTGATGGAGACTATGAAAGAGGTAGGGAGAGCTGAAAATAACAACTAA
- a CDS encoding MafB, producing MRKLKGNRGVGILSQTLDKFVELKYNDSEGYKELKDRVHWGNATFPTEKSFDGPFNTHAKEFGNISKTQYQQLAASLLAEPTSETIVGYETDKGRRVRYDRKNNIIVIGNRTVGGKFRINTMLRPEEGESYYNENYDRDHHG from the coding sequence ATGAGGAAACTTAAAGGAAACAGAGGAGTTGGAATCCTCTCTCAAACGTTAGATAAATTTGTGGAATTGAAGTATAATGATAGCGAGGGATACAAAGAGCTAAAAGACCGGGTACATTGGGGAAATGCTACTTTTCCAACTGAAAAATCGTTTGACGGTCCTTTTAATACTCATGCAAAAGAATTTGGAAATATTAGTAAAACACAGTATCAGCAATTGGCGGCTAGTTTATTGGCAGAGCCAACGTCAGAAACTATTGTAGGCTATGAAACTGACAAAGGTCGAAGAGTACGATATGACAGAAAGAATAATATTATAGTTATCGGAAATCGTACAGTCGGAGGTAAGTTCCGAATTAACACGATGCTAAGACCAGAGGAAGGAGAGAGTTACTATAATGAAAACTACGACAGAGATCATCATGGTTGA
- a CDS encoding tyrosine-type recombinase/integrase, with protein sequence MAFYKKLSSGWQYRISYKDANGKYREKSKKGFKTKALAQAAAMEVELFLKKNTFVNKEQTLLEYYRKWAEIYKKPHIAERTWKKYQQTEKHIEHYFGNTLLKDITPTHYQSIANKFTQKYSQETADNFHYHIQSAVKIAVREKIIDTNFCEGAIVKSTINKKAVENKYLEEHEYIKLIQICKDNIQYSTYFTIYLAAITGLRFGELLGLRSDDIDKENQMLHLKQAFDYTDTMDFIPLKSKSSERSVPIDNHTLSMIENYQENHALDKQNRLISKISNSAVNKTIKKIVGRPVTIHSLRHTYASFLIAQGVDLISISQILGHENLNITLKIYAHQLDKLKEKNNDKIRNIFDNFGRISDE encoded by the coding sequence ATGGCTTTCTATAAGAAACTCTCATCGGGATGGCAATATCGTATTTCTTATAAAGACGCTAACGGTAAATACCGTGAGAAATCAAAAAAAGGATTCAAAACGAAAGCGCTAGCGCAAGCCGCCGCAATGGAAGTAGAATTATTTCTCAAGAAAAATACATTTGTCAATAAAGAACAGACCCTTCTAGAATACTACAGAAAATGGGCAGAAATCTACAAAAAACCACACATTGCAGAAAGAACGTGGAAAAAATATCAGCAAACCGAAAAACATATCGAACATTACTTCGGCAACACCCTACTCAAAGATATTACACCTACACACTATCAAAGCATTGCTAATAAATTTACCCAAAAATATTCACAGGAAACGGCCGACAACTTCCACTATCATATTCAGTCAGCTGTTAAGATTGCAGTGCGTGAAAAGATTATTGATACAAATTTTTGTGAAGGAGCCATCGTCAAATCAACTATCAATAAAAAGGCAGTCGAAAATAAATACTTAGAGGAACATGAGTATATCAAACTGATTCAAATATGCAAAGACAATATTCAATACAGCACCTATTTCACGATTTACCTGGCGGCGATTACTGGTCTGCGATTTGGGGAACTACTCGGTCTACGGTCAGACGATATTGACAAAGAAAACCAAATGCTACATCTCAAGCAAGCTTTTGATTACACAGATACCATGGATTTTATCCCCTTAAAATCAAAAAGCTCTGAGCGCTCCGTCCCAATTGACAATCATACTCTGAGCATGATTGAAAACTATCAAGAAAATCATGCTTTAGATAAGCAAAATCGCTTAATCTCGAAAATCAGCAACAGCGCAGTCAATAAGACTATCAAGAAAATTGTCGGAAGACCCGTCACTATCCATTCTCTCAGGCACACATACGCTAGCTTTTTAATCGCTCAAGGAGTAGACCTCATTTCTATCTCTCAAATACTCGGACATGAAAATCTCAATATCACACTTAAAATTTACGCCCATCAACTAGACAAACTAAAAGAAAAAAACAACGATAAAATTCGCAATATCTTTGATAACTTCGGACGAATTTCGGACGAATAG
- a CDS encoding ATP-binding protein has protein sequence MEKIYDIEYLTSAPEGQHFDRKSAAQKAQNILEDIVAFANAEGGVLAIGIEDDGRITGFKHAKAGDIESFKNIAYQLVNTPVKFNYKEINVTNIKNEEDKVLVLNIQLSIDRVVTTPNDTAYLRQGDKSVKLKHEQRVQLEYDRGQRYFEDEIAEGAELSDLDDELVQSFKEKIGLPDIGTLQVLKGRGLIKNGKITNAGILLFGSNPTEFLPQARLRVIKYNDNSAGVGKEFNVIKEQTFFGPIPEIIIKSREFIKNQLRDFQYLDDNGQFTTMPEYPEFAWFEGIVNAVTHRNYSIRGQHITVVLFDDRLEIKSPGMLPNIVTLENILEERFSRNPKIARVLSEFGWVKEMNEGVKRIYNEMADFFLKQPTYSEPNNANVLLLLENNILNRQVRVNDTLKQRLSPEVFNNLTIDEKKIIRLAYRSAQITTPDVMTEIQKSRPYSLKLLKELTKKGILEWYGSGPRDTTQYYVLKDK, from the coding sequence ATGGAGAAAATCTACGATATTGAGTATCTAACATCCGCCCCAGAAGGACAACATTTCGACAGAAAAAGTGCTGCTCAAAAAGCTCAAAATATACTAGAAGATATAGTAGCATTCGCTAATGCAGAAGGCGGTGTCCTTGCAATAGGTATTGAAGATGACGGACGTATTACAGGTTTTAAACATGCAAAAGCTGGGGACATTGAAAGTTTTAAAAATATTGCTTATCAATTAGTGAACACTCCTGTAAAGTTTAATTATAAAGAAATCAATGTTACAAATATAAAAAACGAGGAAGATAAAGTATTAGTGCTCAATATCCAACTATCCATTGATAGGGTAGTTACTACTCCTAATGATACTGCATATTTACGACAGGGAGATAAATCAGTTAAACTAAAGCATGAACAGCGAGTCCAATTAGAATATGACAGAGGGCAAAGATATTTCGAAGACGAGATCGCTGAAGGAGCAGAACTTTCTGATCTTGACGATGAATTAGTTCAAAGTTTCAAGGAAAAAATAGGCCTTCCTGATATTGGTACTTTACAAGTTCTAAAAGGAAGAGGCTTAATAAAAAATGGTAAGATAACTAATGCTGGAATTTTATTGTTCGGAAGTAACCCCACTGAATTTTTACCACAAGCGAGATTAAGAGTGATTAAATACAATGATAATTCCGCTGGCGTTGGGAAAGAATTCAATGTCATAAAAGAGCAGACCTTCTTCGGACCTATCCCTGAAATCATTATAAAGAGCAGAGAATTTATCAAAAATCAACTAAGAGATTTTCAATACTTGGATGACAATGGACAATTTACAACAATGCCTGAATATCCCGAGTTTGCCTGGTTTGAAGGAATTGTCAATGCTGTTACACATAGGAACTATTCTATTAGGGGGCAACATATCACTGTAGTACTATTCGATGACCGATTAGAAATAAAAAGTCCAGGAATGCTCCCTAATATTGTCACACTAGAAAATATCTTGGAAGAGCGTTTTTCGCGCAATCCTAAAATAGCTCGAGTTCTTTCCGAGTTTGGATGGGTAAAAGAAATGAATGAAGGTGTGAAAAGGATTTATAACGAAATGGCAGACTTCTTCCTTAAACAACCTACTTACAGCGAACCCAATAATGCTAATGTTTTACTGTTACTAGAAAATAATATTCTCAATAGGCAGGTTAGAGTCAATGATACATTGAAACAACGACTATCTCCTGAAGTTTTCAACAATCTGACTATAGATGAAAAGAAAATAATTAGATTAGCATATAGAAGCGCTCAAATAACTACCCCTGACGTTATGACAGAAATCCAGAAAAGTCGCCCTTATTCCCTAAAGTTACTCAAAGAATTGACAAAAAAAGGTATATTGGAGTGGTACGGGAGTGGCCCCAGAGATACTACTCAATACTATGTTTTGAAAGATAAATAA
- a CDS encoding XRE family transcriptional regulator, whose protein sequence is MNTKIAFPAMVKEYRLANNLTMEQLAEKIGKTKSTISKWESGTRSPKIYEIEEIAIFFGVHPEVMMFGESSTTSPDAKNGTVQAINDKVVQLHPERQENVLGYATEQLEEQIKGNAEIGEEIAEYKTEKVIPLPQNEEFESLVVHGLESAGEGIWQENDVDIEIRIPISQIPDKFDDLAMVIGDSMRPKLHNGDILFVTFTKQIEIGQIGVFRTSKGNFVKKLQPDRLESLNPNYDDIYFNEYEFAEAIGVVEHIYRK, encoded by the coding sequence ATGAATACTAAAATAGCTTTTCCTGCAATGGTCAAGGAATACAGGCTGGCCAATAATTTAACAATGGAACAGCTGGCAGAAAAAATCGGAAAAACAAAATCAACTATTTCAAAATGGGAAAGTGGAACACGTTCTCCCAAAATATACGAAATAGAAGAAATTGCAATATTCTTCGGGGTTCATCCTGAAGTTATGATGTTCGGCGAATCCTCCACCACCTCACCAGACGCAAAAAATGGCACCGTACAGGCGATAAATGACAAGGTGGTACAATTACACCCCGAACGCCAAGAAAACGTGCTAGGCTACGCTACGGAGCAATTAGAGGAGCAAATAAAAGGAAACGCCGAAATCGGAGAAGAAATAGCCGAATATAAGACGGAGAAAGTTATCCCACTTCCTCAAAACGAAGAATTCGAATCCCTCGTTGTTCACGGTTTAGAATCAGCAGGAGAAGGCATTTGGCAGGAAAATGATGTCGATATTGAAATCAGGATTCCAATAAGCCAAATCCCTGACAAGTTTGACGACCTTGCAATGGTTATCGGTGATTCTATGCGACCTAAACTTCATAATGGCGATATTCTCTTTGTCACATTCACAAAACAAATTGAAATCGGACAAATTGGCGTATTTCGGACAAGCAAAGGAAACTTTGTAAAGAAATTACAGCCAGACAGACTAGAAAGCCTGAACCCCAACTATGATGACATCTACTTTAATGAATATGAATTCGCAGAAGCAATCGGGGTTGTTGAGCATATTTACAGAAAATAA
- a CDS encoding helix-turn-helix domain-containing protein: MKKTEFEKLLDNSGIKRQVIAERMGLTRTGFYRKQKKPKERFDGNEMLALADILGVDSKVVLEAILVS, translated from the coding sequence ATGAAAAAAACAGAGTTCGAAAAGCTCTTGGATAATAGCGGAATTAAGCGTCAGGTAATTGCTGAACGAATGGGTCTTACTCGCACAGGCTTCTATCGCAAACAGAAGAAACCGAAAGAGAGATTTGACGGTAATGAAATGCTGGCTCTTGCTGATATTTTGGGAGTTGACTCTAAAGTGGTCCTTGAGGCCATTTTAGTTTCATAG
- a CDS encoding NUMOD4 domain-containing protein → MEEKWKSVRGYEGLYEVSSDGRVKNSKTGRILTPRVNNSGYVRISLYKKEGCKEFLVHRLVAETFIPAVNGKEIVNHIDENKLNNNVENLEWVTSQENVQHSIERLRVPKKHKVIYLYTLYGRLVRVFSSAVEAGNYFGVSTTTIISAINNKSKFNTLYYLGTPDIIPDFEELVGLVDYLEDYRTAKQLKKDVFAKALETTRTNYMIWLQKQKVPYKELKKVASLLNMTIDRAWDLNEVYT, encoded by the coding sequence ATGGAAGAAAAATGGAAATCCGTAAGGGGCTATGAAGGTCTGTATGAAGTTTCTAGTGATGGCAGGGTTAAAAATAGCAAAACTGGAAGGATACTAACCCCTAGGGTAAATAATTCGGGTTATGTTCGTATCAGTTTGTACAAAAAAGAAGGTTGCAAGGAGTTTTTGGTTCATAGGCTTGTTGCAGAAACGTTTATCCCAGCGGTGAATGGCAAAGAAATAGTCAATCATATAGACGAAAACAAGTTGAACAACAACGTGGAAAACTTGGAATGGGTAACGTCACAAGAGAACGTGCAGCATAGCATTGAGCGTTTGAGAGTTCCGAAAAAACATAAAGTTATCTATCTATATACGCTATATGGGAGATTAGTTCGGGTATTTTCATCAGCGGTTGAAGCAGGAAACTATTTTGGTGTATCAACGACCACAATTATTTCTGCTATCAATAACAAGAGTAAATTTAATACGCTTTATTATTTAGGCACCCCTGATATTATTCCTGATTTCGAAGAGCTTGTTGGCTTGGTGGATTATTTAGAAGATTATCGAACGGCTAAACAGTTGAAAAAAGATGTATTTGCTAAAGCATTGGAAACTACACGCACTAATTACATGATCTGGTTACAAAAGCAAAAAGTACCATATAAAGAACTAAAAAAGGTTGCTAGTTTATTGAACATGACTATTGATAGGGCATGGGATTTAAACGAGGTTTACACATAA
- a CDS encoding helix-turn-helix domain-containing protein has translation MTYGERMRRLREDKEMSLRELAEKTLLDYAFLSRVENDLRTLTLPQAKAVARELGCTVNELVG, from the coding sequence ATGACTTATGGTGAGCGCATGCGTAGGCTTCGAGAGGACAAGGAAATGTCCTTGCGAGAGCTAGCGGAGAAGACGCTATTAGATTACGCATTCTTATCTCGTGTAGAGAATGATTTGCGGACGTTAACACTCCCACAGGCAAAGGCGGTGGCTCGTGAATTGGGCTGTACGGTGAATGAGCTGGTGGGGTAG
- a CDS encoding helix-turn-helix domain-containing protein: MWQRIKRIMDKKGMTMYAVSKKAGINQNVLIDLKAGRSKRIYYDNMEKIADALDVSLDEFRK, translated from the coding sequence ATGTGGCAAAGAATCAAGCGAATTATGGATAAAAAAGGTATGACGATGTATGCCGTTAGTAAGAAAGCTGGTATCAATCAGAATGTATTGATTGATTTGAAAGCAGGACGGAGTAAACGCATTTATTATGACAACATGGAGAAAATCGCTGACGCACTAGATGTCAGTTTGGATGAATTTAGAAAATAA
- a CDS encoding DNA-binding protein: MNELMNQLLDQFEAGLMERYLRVMKRIGDEKDQYPLELTKAKCSKMLLGTEDTTTFDMRFNSRADFPKIKGKREKFPRDAVIEWYRKNWMNTGV, encoded by the coding sequence ATGAATGAACTTATGAATCAACTATTAGATCAGTTTGAAGCTGGATTGATGGAACGGTATTTGCGGGTCATGAAACGTATCGGGGATGAAAAAGACCAGTATCCGCTTGAGTTGACAAAGGCAAAATGTTCCAAAATGCTATTGGGAACAGAAGATACCACCACTTTTGATATGCGTTTCAATTCTCGTGCTGACTTTCCGAAAATTAAAGGGAAACGAGAGAAGTTCCCCAGAGACGCTGTTATTGAATGGTATCGCAAGAATTGGATGAATACAGGAGTATAA
- a CDS encoding ParB N-terminal domain-containing protein, translating into MKTYSKSNEIFTTDNHSIFSKISNRKITENSKLEEELLSEGQRQPILVNSKLQVIDGQHRLYYLKKHRKPVRYIVDPTADFRTVISMNTSAVNWSLRDYVESYSLEGDPEFIKLAKFLETNDLLSDKVIITAGAGRRDGTAAKIIQKLKEGNYVFSNEKQLKNFCRFYEQLLSETKLPNKPFLQSILWTLYTTSVFDETRMLLQLKKSDLTNENIEGYSKKNLLLTFLKIYNGRWSDDHPSVIQYFINRKGTLVIPSLPKQD; encoded by the coding sequence ATGAAAACATATAGCAAATCAAATGAAATTTTTACGACAGATAATCATAGTATTTTTAGCAAAATTAGCAATCGAAAGATTACAGAAAACAGTAAATTAGAAGAAGAACTCCTTTCGGAAGGGCAACGCCAACCAATTTTAGTAAATAGCAAACTACAGGTAATTGATGGGCAACATAGATTATACTATCTCAAAAAACATCGAAAGCCAGTCCGCTACATCGTTGATCCAACTGCTGATTTTAGAACGGTTATATCAATGAACACGTCCGCAGTAAATTGGTCGTTGCGTGATTATGTAGAATCATATTCATTGGAGGGAGACCCTGAATTTATCAAACTTGCAAAATTCTTAGAAACAAACGATTTACTTAGTGATAAGGTGATTATTACGGCTGGCGCAGGTCGCCGAGACGGAACCGCTGCAAAAATTATCCAAAAATTGAAAGAAGGCAACTATGTATTTTCAAATGAGAAACAGTTGAAGAATTTTTGTAGATTCTATGAACAATTGCTTTCTGAAACGAAATTGCCGAATAAACCGTTTCTTCAGTCAATATTATGGACGCTTTATACGACATCTGTTTTTGATGAAACAAGAATGCTACTTCAATTAAAAAAATCAGATTTAACAAATGAAAACATCGAGGGATATTCAAAGAAAAATCTTTTATTAACATTTTTGAAAATCTACAACGGTCGATGGAGTGATGACCATCCGTCTGTTATCCAATATTTTATAAATCGTAAAGGAACATTAGTGATACCTAGTCTACCAAAACAAGATTAA
- a CDS encoding phage replisome organizer N-terminal domain-containing protein produces the protein MASEIKWIKIVTDIFDDEKILLIESLPEADTILVIWFKLLTLAGKQNYSGVLLMNDRVHYTDEMLATIFRRPFNTVKLALSTFEQFGMIEIINNAITIPNWEKHQNIDGMDKVRESTRKRVALHRERQKMLANGNVTCNVTVTHGNALDKDKEKDKEEDINNKCPFQDIIAYLNSAVNKNYRANSNNTKKLIQARWKEGYTLDDFKKVIDNKVADWKGTEWEKYLQPSTLFRESNFDKYLNQTISPSTKSPKTNVPEWSNNPIKTEQTVEGQAKMRALFDELAKMEKGDT, from the coding sequence ATGGCTAGTGAAATCAAGTGGATTAAAATTGTGACGGATATTTTTGATGATGAAAAAATTCTGCTGATAGAATCATTGCCAGAAGCGGATACTATTCTTGTCATTTGGTTCAAATTGCTTACGCTAGCTGGGAAGCAGAATTACAGCGGAGTGCTGTTAATGAATGACAGGGTACACTATACAGATGAAATGCTTGCAACCATTTTCAGGCGTCCGTTTAACACGGTAAAATTGGCTTTGTCTACGTTTGAGCAGTTTGGAATGATTGAGATTATCAATAATGCGATTACCATTCCAAATTGGGAGAAACATCAAAATATTGATGGGATGGATAAGGTTAGAGAAAGCACTCGTAAGAGGGTGGCACTGCATAGAGAACGCCAAAAAATGCTGGCAAATGGTAACGTTACATGTAACGTTACAGTAACGCATGGTAACGCACTAGATAAAGATAAAGAGAAAGATAAAGAAGAAGATATAAATAATAAATGTCCTTTTCAGGACATCATTGCTTATCTTAATTCTGCTGTCAATAAAAACTATCGTGCCAACAGCAACAATACCAAAAAACTGATACAGGCTCGTTGGAAGGAAGGCTATACTTTAGATGATTTCAAAAAAGTCATTGATAATAAGGTTGCTGACTGGAAGGGGACGGAGTGGGAGAAATATTTGCAACCCTCCACGCTTTTCCGTGAGAGTAACTTTGACAAGTATCTAAATCAAACCATAAGCCCGTCCACTAAAAGTCCAAAAACGAATGTGCCAGAATGGAGCAACAATCCAATCAAGACAGAGCAGACCGTGGAGGGGCAGGCGAAGATGAGGGCGCTATTTGATGAATTAGCGAAGATGGAGAAAGGAGATACCTAG
- the ssb gene encoding single-stranded DNA-binding protein: MINNVVLVGRMTRDAELSYTQSNQAVATFTLAVNRNFKNQNGEREADFVNCVMWRQQAENLANWTKKGALIGIAGRIQTRNYENQQGRRVYVTEVIADSFQLLESKSKENKAANQASMEQHAPHFGPASPVDVSEDDFPF, translated from the coding sequence ATGATTAACAATGTTGTATTAGTGGGTCGGATGACGAGAGATGCGGAGTTGAGCTACACTCAGTCCAATCAAGCGGTAGCGACATTTACGCTTGCGGTGAATCGTAATTTCAAGAATCAGAATGGTGAGCGAGAGGCGGATTTTGTCAATTGCGTGATGTGGCGACAACAGGCTGAGAATTTGGCCAATTGGACTAAGAAGGGTGCTTTAATTGGTATTGCTGGTCGGATTCAGACACGGAACTATGAAAATCAGCAGGGACGACGTGTCTATGTGACAGAAGTGATTGCGGATAGTTTCCAGTTGCTAGAAAGCAAGTCGAAAGAAAATAAGGCAGCAAATCAGGCTTCGATGGAACAACATGCACCACACTTTGGACCAGCTAGTCCAGTAGATGTGTCAGAAGATGATTTTCCGTTTTAG
- a CDS encoding DUF3310 domain-containing protein, which translates to MKQFDNITKPQHYHGKYGLEAMSVVDNFIGDLAGKAAYCWGNVIKYLLRFQMKNGIEDLKKARQHLDWLIKELEKVDE; encoded by the coding sequence ATGAAACAATTTGATAATATAACAAAACCCCAACACTACCACGGGAAATACGGGCTTGAAGCCATGAGTGTTGTCGATAATTTCATCGGTGATTTAGCTGGGAAAGCAGCCTATTGCTGGGGTAATGTCATCAAGTATTTATTACGGTTTCAGATGAAAAATGGGATTGAGGATTTGAAAAAGGCACGTCAGCATTTAGATTGGTTGATTAAAGAATTGGAGAAAGTAGATGAATAA
- a CDS encoding DUF1642 domain-containing protein: MNKQEAIEKLEGISWEYEDRHFKITDAVELDDAIDIINQIDDCPKVKIPRFVADWYERNKGDLEYNLYLYQISIYEEKVKEDNFFYWTQTSENPVHTLINMHQFGYEVEQEKKYKVKIANNGSQPLTFKKLGQKIFFVDEKCDESFTKQELEQAGFGWVFDCAGVEVVEVE, encoded by the coding sequence ATGAATAAACAAGAAGCGATTGAGAAACTTGAAGGAATAAGTTGGGAATATGAAGACCGACATTTTAAAATAACAGACGCAGTAGAATTAGATGACGCAATCGACATCATTAATCAAATCGACGACTGCCCGAAAGTCAAAATCCCGCGTTTTGTGGCGGATTGGTATGAGAGGAACAAGGGGGATTTAGAATATAATCTTTATCTTTACCAAATTTCCATTTACGAGGAAAAAGTTAAAGAAGATAATTTCTTTTACTGGACGCAAACATCAGAAAATCCTGTTCATACACTTATTAACATGCACCAATTTGGCTATGAGGTTGAGCAGGAGAAGAAATACAAGGTTAAGATTGCGAATAACGGAAGTCAGCCATTGACGTTTAAAAAATTAGGGCAAAAAATCTTCTTTGTTGATGAAAAATGCGATGAGTCTTTCACTAAACAAGAATTAGAGCAAGCTGGATTTGGATGGGTGTTCGATTGCGCTGGTGTGGAAGTAGTGGAGGTGGAGTGA
- a CDS encoding helix-turn-helix transcriptional regulator, whose translation MTTAEKIEYILKVNYWTQQQLADKIGVKQTTISAWKLGRVVRNSYIPQIELLYNQAIQLERARLKPKNRVLSERGKLVLKFPWYSYQQK comes from the coding sequence ATGACAACAGCTGAGAAAATCGAGTACATTCTAAAAGTCAACTACTGGACGCAACAGCAACTCGCAGATAAAATTGGTGTAAAACAGACTACTATTTCTGCTTGGAAGCTTGGGCGAGTTGTCAGAAATAGCTATATTCCTCAAATTGAACTACTCTACAATCAGGCAATTCAATTGGAACGGGCGAGGTTGAAACCGAAAAATAGAGTCTTGTCTGAACGTGGGAAGCTGGTGCTGAAGTTCCCGTGGTATAGCTATCAGCAAAAATAA